From the Mycobacterium sp. DL592 genome, the window GCGGCCAGCTGGCCATCAAGGCCGCGCTCGTGCTCGGATCACCCTATACGGCAATGCTTTTCATGGGCGAGGAGTGGGCTTCTTCGCAGCCGTTCCAGTTCTTCAGCTCGCACACCGAGCCCGAACTGGCGATCGCGACCGCCGAGGGGCGCAAGGCCGAGTTCGCCGACCACGGCTGGGACGCCGACGACATCCCCGACCCGCAGGACCCCGCGACGTTCCTGCGCTCGAAACTCGACTGGGACGAGGTAGGCAAGCCCGAGCACACCGACCTGCTGGCGTTCTACCGGAGCCTGATTGCGCTGCGCCGCAACGACACCGACATGGCCGACCCATGGCTGACCCATCTGGCTGTCGACTACGACGAAGACCAGCGCTGGATCGTGATGCGCCGCGGCCGCATCGCGATCGCCTGCAACCTCGGTGAGCAGGCGGTCACCGTCGCGGCCACTGGTGAGGTGCTGCTCGGGTGGGGCGATGTCGCCGTCGACGGCCAGGGGACGACGCTGCCGGGTCACTCGGTGGCGGTGGTCCGCACGGCCTGAGCTACGTCAGGTAGCGGTAGGCCGGTGAGCCCGGCTCCAGCGCTTCGACATGCAGACCCGAGACGCTCATCCGTTCGCGCAGGCCCTCGAGCCCGGCCGCCGAGCCCAACTCGATGCCGACCAGCGCCTCGCCGGTCTCCCGGTTGTTGCGCTTGACGTACTCGAACAGGGTGATGTCGTCGTTGGGCCCGAGGACCTCGTCGAGGAAGCGGCGCAGCGCGCCCGGCTCCTGCGGGAAGTCCACCAGGAAGTAGTGCTTGAGGCCCAGGTGGACTAGCGAGCGTTCGAGCACCTCGCCGTAGCGTGACACGTCGTTGTTGCCGCCCGAGATAAGGCACACCACCGTGGAGCCGGGCGTCACGTCGGCCTCCAGCAGGCCGGCCACCGACAGGGCACCGGCGGGCTCGGCGATGATGCCTTCGTTCTGGTACAGCTCGAGCATTGCGGTGCACACCGCGCCTTCGTCGACCGCGGCCACCGACACCATGTCGCCGGCCGTCGCCAGCGCCCGGTAGGTCAGCGCTCCGGCGCGCTTGACCGCCGCGCCGTCGACGAACTGATCGACGTGATCGAGGTCCACCGGCTCACCTGCGGCCAGTGCGGCCATCATCGACGGCGCCCCGGCGGGCTCGATGCCCAGCACCGAGGTGTTGGTGGTGCGCTCGGCCAGGTAGGTGGTGATGCCGGCGATGCAGCCACCGCCACCGACGGGAACCACGACCAGGTCGGGCTCGGAGTCCAGTTGGTCGAGGATCTCGACGGCGATGGTGCCCTGGCCGGCCATGGTGCGCGGGTCGTCATAGGGCGGCACCAGCGTCGCGCCGGTGCGGGCGACGTCGTCGAACGCTGCGGCGGCGGCCAGGTCGTAGGTGGCGCCGCCGACGATGAGCTCGATGAACTCGCCGCCGTGGTAGCGGATGCGGTCACGCTTCTGCTTCGGTGTCTTGCCGGGCACGTACACCCGGCCGTGCACCCCCATCGAACGGCAGGCCAGCGCGAAACCCTGTGCATGGTTGCCTGCCGAAGCGCACACCACACCCGCGGCGAGCTCATCCTCGGAGAGCTGCATCAGCAGGTTGTAGGCGCCGCGCAGCTTGTAGGAGCGCACCACCTGTAGGTCCTCGCGTTTGAGGTACACCTCGGCGCCGGTGGCGGCCGACAGCCGGTCACTGTGCTGCAGCGGGCTGGTGGAGACCACGCCGGAAATTCGCCGGGCAGCCTCGTCGATGTCAGCCGCGGTCAGCGGTCCCGACAATCGGCTCTGGCTCAGTTCGGCGGTCACCGAACAATGGTCCCACCAACCCCGCTAAATCAGTGAATCGGGGCGAGCCCGAAGCTGGTCAGGCCGGGTTGAGCAGTCTGGACTCGAACAGCATCGAATCCTTCATACGATGCAGACCCTTCGCGGCTGCCAGCACACCGAGATCGGCCAGCGGCTCGACGATGATGACCGTCATATAGGCCGCGCCGAAGGTCGCGATGCTCGCCACGGTCTGGCCGCTGAATCCTTCGCCGTAGAGCGCCCAGAACGCCACCCACGACACGATGCCGGCCTGGTAGGTGGTCGACAAGGCGAGTGCCTGGCGGTACTTCAGCTGCACGTAGGGCGTGTGCGGCGCGATGACGCGCGTGGCCACCAGGTGCAGGGCGAACAACGGCACCAGCAGCGTGGTGACGTTCATGCCGTACTGCGGCAGGTCGAACGGAGCGAAGAACAGCCCCTGCAGCAGCAGGCCCGCGGCCAATCCGATCGCCGCCGGCGCCATCCCGAACAGCAGGAACAGAGTCGAACCCAGGATCAGGTGCACTTCGGAGACCCCGACCGGATAGTGCGGAAACACCTGGAAGAAGGTGAACACCAGCGCCGTGGTCGCCGCACTGCGCAGCAGCAGGGCGCCGACGCCGCGCTCTTTGATCAGCTGCCAGGCCGTGTAGGCGCTGTACGCACCGACGCCGCCGGCACTGACATAGCTCAAGATGATCTTCGGGCCTTCGACAATCCCCGGCTCGATATGCATGGATGATCCCTTCGCGACGCAGCAATGGCCATCGCCCGATTCCACGGGGCGATGCCCGCCGGGTGCGGCGCACCCGGCACAGCTGGCAGGTCTTCGGACTCACAGGCGCGCATCGTGACGATGCATCTACTGGCCGTCGCTTCCCGGCCGCATGACTGCTGCGGGCCAGTGCCGATGACGGCGGTCGTTCCTGCATACCGCTGCGGGACAGTCCCGGATTCACACCGGGTTCCCTCTCACGACGCGCCACCTGCACACATCGCTCGATTCCGCGACGAATCCGCCACGGAAAACCATCTGCGCGGTGGACATTACCTTTCGTGCGCGCGCTCGACGATGTAAGACTTGTCAACATGGCGACCGCGTCGTACCACCATGGCAACCTGCGCCAAGCGCTGCTCGAGCACGGCGTCGAACTGGCCCGCACCGGCGGCCCGGATGCGGTGGTGCTGCGTGACGTGCAGCGGCTGGCAGGGGTCAGCAACTCGGCGGCCTACCGGCATTACGCCGACCGCCACGCCCTGCTGGCCGCGGTGCAGGTCTACGGGATGGGCCAGCTCGGTGACGCGATGCTGGAATCGCTTGCCGCCGTTCCCAACCGGGGACCGCGGGATCGCCGCGCGCTGGCCCGCTTCCGCGCCACCGGGCAGGCCTACATCGATTTCGCGCTGGCCGAGCCGGGCCTGTTTCGTACCGCGTTCGCTCCCGAGGGACCCCATCCGAGCAACGAGGCCGTGCAGCCGGGGCGGCATCCGTATCAGATTCTCAGCGCCTGCGTCGACGATCTTGTCACCGCCGGCGTACTCACGGCGAGCCGTCGCGATGGCGTGGATGAAGCGGCGTGGGCCGCGGTGCACGGCCTGGCCACGTTGTTCCTGGACGGACCGCTCGCCCAGGCAGATGCCCAGCGCAAGCAGCTGATCGCCGATCGCCTGTTCGACCTCATCGGCGAAGGAATCCGTTAGACCCCCACATGTTGACAGTGTCAACTTGAGCTGCCATGCTTGCCGATGTTAACGCTGTCAACATGAAAGTCGGCGCTCATGACCACTGGCACCGCCCCCCGGACCTACGGCACCGGGGCGCACGCCGCACCACCGCGCATCCGGCCAATCGCGATCCTCGCCGTCGTCCTCATCGCGGCCCTGGCCATCAACGTGGAAACAACGATCGTCAATGTCGCTCTGCCCACCCTGAATTCGGCACTGAACGCCTCCACCCGCGGACTGCAATGGATAGTCGACGCCTACAACCTGGCCTTCGCCGCACTCGTACTGGCCGGCGGCACCGTCGGTGACAAGTTCGGCCGCCGCGGGACGCTGATCGCCGGACTGGTCCTGTTCGCGATCAGCAGCGTGGGCGCCGCCCTGTGCTCCACCACCGGCGAACTGATCGTCATGCGCCTGGTAATGGGCATCGCCTCAGCGCTCATCTACCCCACCACGCTGGCCATCATCACCGACACCTTCCGCGACCCGCGCCACCGGGCGGCCGCCATCGGCGTCTGGGGTGCCGTCACCGGACTGGGCGTGGCCATCGGCCCCATCATGGGCGGTGCACTACTGGAGGCGTTCTGGTGGGGCAGCCTGTTTTTAGCCTTGGCGCCCATCGCACTGCTGGCCGCACTGGCCGCACCGTTCGTCATCCCCGCCTCGGCACGGGATCAGCACTCGCGGGTGGACCGCGGCGGGCTGGTGCTCTCGGTCGTGATGCTCGGCGCCCTCGTCTACACGATCATCGAGGCCCCGTCGCACGGATGGTCAAGCGCCCAGACACTGATCGGGTTCGGCGGCGCCCTTGCCGCCGCGGTCAGCTTCGCCTGGTGGGAGCGCAGGCACCCCGACCCGCTCATTGACGTCACGCTGTTCACCAACCTGCGCTTCAGCGCGGCCAGTGGCGCAGTCACCGTGGCCTTCTTCGCACTGTTCGGGTTCATCTTCATCATCACCCAGTTCATGCAGTTGCTCCAGGGCAACAGCCCCCTGGAGACCGGCGTACGGATCCTGCCGGTCGCGCTGTCGATCGCCATCGGCTCGGTACTCGGAACCCAACTCGCGGCGCGCACAGTAGGCACCAAAGCCGTTGTCTTCGTGGGACTTCTGATGATGTCGGCATCGTTCGCCTGGATAGCGACCAGCGACCTCGGAGTGACCTACCCGATCATGGCCGCGCAGATGGTGCTGCTCGGCGGCGGTCTCGGGCTCACCAGCGCACCGGCGACCGACTCGATCATGGGGGTGGTGCGCCCCGAGCAGGCCGGCGCCGGCTCGGCGGTGAACGACGCCACCCGCCAGGTCGGCGGCACCCTCGGTGTCGCCGTGATCGGCAGCGTCTTCTCCACGATCTACATTCGGCACCTCGCCGACAGCCAGGTGTTGCAGGCCATGCCCTCGGCGGCGCAGTCCACCGCCAAAGAGGGCCTGGCCCAAGGACTTGCGGTGGCAGGCCAGTCGCCCCCACCCTTCACCGATGCAGTGCGCAGTGCGGTGGAGAACGCCTTCCTGTCCGGGATGCAGGCCGGCTGCCTGACCGCCGCCGCGGTGTGCGCCGGCGGAGCCCTGTTCGCGCTGGCCGTACTTCCCTCGCGTCCCGCGGTGGTGCGGCCGTGAGTTCTCTCGAGCGCTACGGACCCTGGGCACTGATCACGGTGATGGCCGGCATGCGGCGCGACCAGATTTCGGGTGTCCGAAACTAAAGATACGGGGTACCCTCAAAGGTATGACGAGTGTTGAACAAGTGCGTTCGGCCCTCACCTCGCCCGAATCTCGCGTGTGCATCGCCGGAGTGCCGTGGCCGCTGTACAAGCTGGTCGCCGTGGGTGCCGGACTTCTCGTACTCGCCGTCGTCGGCGCAGTGACCACCAGCGCAGCACCGGCTGTCCTCACCGCCGCCGCGGTCGCCACCGTCATCTGGCTGACGTTCGGCGCGCGGCGTCACCCGCGGACCTAGCGCTCCAGGATTCGCTTCAGCGTCGCCAGATCGGCCGTAATCGCCGCGGCATCCTGCAGGAAATCGTCGTCGGACATCCCCGGCCTGCGCCGAAGGGTGAAGACGACCTCGCACCACTCATCGCCGGCCGGCACCACCCGCAGCGGATTGAACACCGGCTCCCCCGACGGCAGCGTGACCACGTGGTCGAGCACACCGAGGTCGTTGGCCGGGGTGAACTCGATGGTGATCTCACCCATCGGTGACTGCGCCACCCACGTGTCGCCGACCCTGGTCAACGTGCCCCGCGACAGGCCCGCCGCCCATTCCGGCAGATGCGCCGGATCGGCGGCATAGCGGTAGACGTCGGCCGCCGATCGATTGATCCACGCGCTGATATGGCGGGACTCGCTCGCTGTGTCATCGTCCATCACCCCATCCTGCGCCAAGATCTCCGCTGGACAAACAGCCCGCACGTCACGAGAATTTGCCGGTGCATACGGGGGCGCCGGGGACACTGCGGCGAGTAGCGCTGGCAAGCTACGTCGGCTCAGCCATCGAGTTCTACGACTTCTTCATCTACGGCACCGCCGCCGCACTCGTGTTCCCGACTGTGTTCTTTCCCCACCTGGGCCACGTGATGGGGATCGTCGCCTCGTTGGGAACGTTTGCCTCGGCGTTCGTGTCCCGCCCGATCGGTGCGGTGGTATTCGGTCATTTCGGCGACCGCATCGGCCGCCAGCGTACGTTGGTCGTCACCCTGCTGGTGATGGGCGTGTCGACCGTCGGGGTGGGACTCATCCCCAGCACGGCGACGATCGGTATCGCGGCCCCGCTGCTGCTGACGTTCCTGCGGGTTCTACAGGGTTTCGCCGTCGGCGGCGAGTGGGCCGGTTCGGCGCTGCTCAGCGCCGAGTACGCGCCGCCGCGACAGCGCGGCCGCTACGGGATGTTCACCCAGATGGGGTTCGGCACGGCGCTGGTCCTGGCGAATCTGGTCTTCCTCGTCGTCTACCTGACGTGGGGCCAGACCAGCTCGGCGTTTCTGGAGTGGGCCTGGCGGCTGCCGTTCCTGCTCAGTGCCGTCTTGATCGTCACCGCCCTGGTGGTGCGGATGAGCGTCAAGGAGACGCCTGTCTTCGCCTCGGCGACAACCACCACCCACGCCGAGACGCCCGTCGCCGCCCTCGTCCGCGACCAGGGCCGTCAGCTCCTGCTCGCGGCGGGCGCCATGGTCGGCGTGCTCGGTCTGGTGTACGAAACCGGGACGTTCTTCACCCACTACGCCACCGCGCACCTGGGGTTCTCGACGGATTTCGTGCTGCTGGTCGGTGTCGTCGGAGGTGTGTGCACGGTGGCGTTCGTCGCCGCCTCGGCGATCCTCAGCGACACCTACGGCCGACGGCTGCCGATGACGGTCGGCTATGTGCTGGCCGTGCCCTGGTCGCTGGTCGTCTTCCCATTGATCGAGACCCGCAACCACCTGCTGTTCGCCGTCGCCATCATCGTGACCTACGCGATCATCGGTATCGCGATGGGCCCGCTGGCGTCGTTCATCCCAGAGACCTTCGCCCTCGCCTACCGCTACACCGGTGCAGGTCTGGCGCACAACATCGGCGGCATCATCGGCGGCGGTGTGCCCCCGGTGATCTCGGAGTACCTCCTCGACAGCTACGGCAGCTGGAGTATCGCGGTGATGCTCGCCGGCCTGGCGCTGACCAGTCTGGTGTGCGTGCGGCTGCTGAAGGAGACGGCCGAACCGGGCGCTTAGCCGCCCAGGCAGCCGGGGCCCAGCAGCGCTTTGAGGTCCCCCATCAGCGCCGAGGACGGGGTGACGCGCAGCGACTGGTCGAGTTCCAGCGTGGTGATCCGATCACCGCTGATCAGTCGCAGATGCACCTGCGACGTACCGGGGTGACGCGCCAGTACCTGCTTGAGCGCGGTCACCTTGTCGATGGTGCACTGCCGGGTGGGCAGGCTCACCGCCAGTGGCCGGTCGATCTGGGCAGTCGAAAAGTCCGGTACCACAAGCTCGTTCGCGATCAGCGAGATGCGGTCGTCCTGGATACGGACCTTGGCGCCGACCAGGACCACTGCGTCGTCGGCGATCTCGGCACCGAACATCGAGTACGTCTGCGGGAAGAACATCACCTCGATACCACCGGTGAGGTCTTCCAACTGGGCTGACGCCCAGGGCATCCCGTTCTTGTTCACCCGCCGGTTCACCCCGGCGAGGATGCCGCCGACCCGCACCTGGGTGTCGTTGGCGATGTCACCGTCGAGAATGGCCGGGATCTGGGTGTCGACCTGCATGGCCAACAGGTGGGCGACCCCGTTGAGCGGATGGCCGGACACATACAGGCCGAGCATCTCCCGCTCGAGGGCGAGCTTGTGCTTGTCGTCCCACTCGTCGTCAGGCACCCGGATGGTGAACGCCGACTCTCCGGTGGCGGTGTCGTCACCTCCGCCGAACAGGTCGAACTGGCCCATCGCCTCGGCCTTCTTGGTGCCCAGCACCGAGTCGACGGCGTCGGTGTGAATCAGGAACAGACCCTTGCGCGGGTGGCCCAGCGAGTCGAAAGCCCCTGCCTTGATGAGGGATTCGGTGACCTTCTTGTTGCATGCCGCGATGTCGATCTTGCCCAGATAGTCGGAGAAGTCGGTGTACTTGCCCTTCTCGGCGCGGGTGGCCACCAGCGAGCTGACGACGTTTGCCCCGACGTTGCGGATCGCCCCGAGGCCGAACCGGATGTCGTTGCCGACCGAAGCGAAGTTCTGCACCGATTCGTTGACGTCGGGCGGCAGCACCGTGATGCCCAGGCGGCGGCAGTCCGCCAGGTAGACCGCGGCCTTGTCCTTGTCGTCGCCGACCGAGGTGAGCAGACCGGCCATGTATTCGGCCGGGAAGTTCGCCTTGAGGTAAGCGGTCCAGTAGGACACCAGCCCGTAGCCGGCGGCATGCGATTTGTTGAACGCGTAGCCGGCGAACGGAAGGATGGTGTCCCACAGCGCTTTCACCGCTTTTTCGGAGAACCCGTTGGCGGTCATGCCTTCCTTGAAGCCTTGATATTCGGCTTCGAGAACCTCGAGCTTCTTCTTGCCCATGGCTTTTCGCAGCGCGTCGGCCTTGCCCATCGAGTAGCCGGCGACCTTCTGCGCGATGAACATGATCTGCTCTTGGTAGACGATCAGACCGTAGGTCTCCGACAGGATCTCCTTGAGCGGCTCCTCCAGCTCGGGGTGGATCGGCTTGATGGCCTGCCGGTTGTTCTTGCGGTCGGCGTAGTCGTTGTGGGCGTTCATGCCCATCGGGCCGGGCCGGTATAGCGCGAGCACGGCGACGATGTCGTTGAACTCGGTGGGCTGCATGCGCCGCAGCAGGTCCCGCATCGGGCCGCCGTCGAGCTGGAAGACACCCAGGGTGTCACCGCGGCTCAGCAGCTCGTAGGCCTTGGGGTCATCGAGCGGCAGGGCTTCCAGGTCGAGGTCGATACCGCGGTTGGCCTTGATGTTCTCGATGCAGTCGCCGATGATCGTCAGGTTCCGCAGGCCCAGGAAGTCCATCTTCAGCAGGCCGATGGCCTCGCAGGACGGGTAGTCCCAGCCCGTGATGACGGCGCCGTCCTGCGGCCGCTTCCACAGCGGGATGGCCTCGATGAGCGGCTCGGAACTCATGATGACCGCGCAGGCGTGCACGCCGGCGTTGCGGACCAGACCCTCCAGACCGCGGGCGGTCTCGTAGATGGTGCGGACGTCGGGGTCGGTGTCGATCAGGCCCCGGACCTCGGCGGCCTCCTTGTAGCGCTCATGGTTGGGGTCGGTGATCCCCGACAGCGGGATGTCCTTGGCCATGATCGGCGGCGGCAACGCCTTGGTGATCCGGTCGGCGATCGCGAACCCGGGCTGGCCGTAATGCACCCGCGCCGAATCCTTCAGTGCGGCCTTGGTTTTGATGGTGCCGAAGGTGATGACCTGGGCGACCCGGTCACTGCCCCACTTCTCGGCGGCGTAGCGCACCATCTCGCCGCGACGACGGTCGTCGAAGTCGATGTCGATATCGGGGGCCGACGGGCGTTCCGGGTTGAGGAAGCGTTCGAACAACAGCCCGTGCGGGATCGGGTCGATGTTGGTGATGCCCAGCGCGTAGGCCACCAGCGACCCGGCGGCCGACCCGCGGCCCGGGCCCACCCGGATGTCGATCGACTTCGCGTAGTTGATCAGGTCGGCGACGATCAGGAAGTACGACGGGAAGCCCTTGCCGCAGATGACGCCGATCTCGAAGCTGGCCCGTTCGGTGTACTCCGGGGGCACGCCGTCCGGGAAGCGCCGCCGCAGGCCGGCCTCGACCTCATGGCGCAGCCAGGACCCCTGATCGTGGCCCTCGGGCACCGGGAAGATCGGCATCCGGTCGACCGTCGCCCACACGTCGGCGTAGGACTCCACGCGCTCGGCGATCAGCAGCGTCGAGTCGCACGCCTCGGGGATCTCGCCCCACAGGGCACGCATGTCGGCGGCGGACTTCAGGTAGTAGCCGTCGCCGTCGAACTTGAACCGGTTCGGGTCCGAGAGGGTCTTACCGGTCTGGATGC encodes:
- a CDS encoding MFS transporter; translated protein: MTTGTAPRTYGTGAHAAPPRIRPIAILAVVLIAALAINVETTIVNVALPTLNSALNASTRGLQWIVDAYNLAFAALVLAGGTVGDKFGRRGTLIAGLVLFAISSVGAALCSTTGELIVMRLVMGIASALIYPTTLAIITDTFRDPRHRAAAIGVWGAVTGLGVAIGPIMGGALLEAFWWGSLFLALAPIALLAALAAPFVIPASARDQHSRVDRGGLVLSVVMLGALVYTIIEAPSHGWSSAQTLIGFGGALAAAVSFAWWERRHPDPLIDVTLFTNLRFSAASGAVTVAFFALFGFIFIITQFMQLLQGNSPLETGVRILPVALSIAIGSVLGTQLAARTVGTKAVVFVGLLMMSASFAWIATSDLGVTYPIMAAQMVLLGGGLGLTSAPATDSIMGVVRPEQAGAGSAVNDATRQVGGTLGVAVIGSVFSTIYIRHLADSQVLQAMPSAAQSTAKEGLAQGLAVAGQSPPPFTDAVRSAVENAFLSGMQAGCLTAAAVCAGGALFALAVLPSRPAVVRP
- the dnaE gene encoding DNA polymerase III subunit alpha; translated protein: MGNNDSFVHLHNHTEYSMLDGAAKITPMLAEAQRLEMPAIGMTDHGNMFGASEFYNAATKVGIKPIIGVEAYIAPGSRFDTRRILWGDPGQKSDDVSGSGSYTHMTMMAENATGLRNLFKLSSRASFEGQLGKWSRMDAEIIAEHAEGIIATTGCPSGEVQTRLRLGHDREALEAAAKWREIFGPENFFLELMDHGLSIERRVRDGLLELGRKLDIRPLATNDCHYVTRDASHNHEALLCIQTGKTLSDPNRFKFDGDGYYLKSAADMRALWGEIPEACDSTLLIAERVESYADVWATVDRMPIFPVPEGHDQGSWLRHEVEAGLRRRFPDGVPPEYTERASFEIGVICGKGFPSYFLIVADLINYAKSIDIRVGPGRGSAAGSLVAYALGITNIDPIPHGLLFERFLNPERPSAPDIDIDFDDRRRGEMVRYAAEKWGSDRVAQVITFGTIKTKAALKDSARVHYGQPGFAIADRITKALPPPIMAKDIPLSGITDPNHERYKEAAEVRGLIDTDPDVRTIYETARGLEGLVRNAGVHACAVIMSSEPLIEAIPLWKRPQDGAVITGWDYPSCEAIGLLKMDFLGLRNLTIIGDCIENIKANRGIDLDLEALPLDDPKAYELLSRGDTLGVFQLDGGPMRDLLRRMQPTEFNDIVAVLALYRPGPMGMNAHNDYADRKNNRQAIKPIHPELEEPLKEILSETYGLIVYQEQIMFIAQKVAGYSMGKADALRKAMGKKKLEVLEAEYQGFKEGMTANGFSEKAVKALWDTILPFAGYAFNKSHAAGYGLVSYWTAYLKANFPAEYMAGLLTSVGDDKDKAAVYLADCRRLGITVLPPDVNESVQNFASVGNDIRFGLGAIRNVGANVVSSLVATRAEKGKYTDFSDYLGKIDIAACNKKVTESLIKAGAFDSLGHPRKGLFLIHTDAVDSVLGTKKAEAMGQFDLFGGGDDTATGESAFTIRVPDDEWDDKHKLALEREMLGLYVSGHPLNGVAHLLAMQVDTQIPAILDGDIANDTQVRVGGILAGVNRRVNKNGMPWASAQLEDLTGGIEVMFFPQTYSMFGAEIADDAVVLVGAKVRIQDDRISLIANELVVPDFSTAQIDRPLAVSLPTRQCTIDKVTALKQVLARHPGTSQVHLRLISGDRITTLELDQSLRVTPSSALMGDLKALLGPGCLGG
- a CDS encoding TetR/AcrR family transcriptional regulator, which codes for MATASYHHGNLRQALLEHGVELARTGGPDAVVLRDVQRLAGVSNSAAYRHYADRHALLAAVQVYGMGQLGDAMLESLAAVPNRGPRDRRALARFRATGQAYIDFALAEPGLFRTAFAPEGPHPSNEAVQPGRHPYQILSACVDDLVTAGVLTASRRDGVDEAAWAAVHGLATLFLDGPLAQADAQRKQLIADRLFDLIGEGIR
- a CDS encoding energy-coupling factor ABC transporter permease, yielding MHIEPGIVEGPKIILSYVSAGGVGAYSAYTAWQLIKERGVGALLLRSAATTALVFTFFQVFPHYPVGVSEVHLILGSTLFLLFGMAPAAIGLAAGLLLQGLFFAPFDLPQYGMNVTTLLVPLFALHLVATRVIAPHTPYVQLKYRQALALSTTYQAGIVSWVAFWALYGEGFSGQTVASIATFGAAYMTVIIVEPLADLGVLAAAKGLHRMKDSMLFESRLLNPA
- the ilvA gene encoding threonine ammonia-lyase IlvA; the protein is MTAELSQSRLSGPLTAADIDEAARRISGVVSTSPLQHSDRLSAATGAEVYLKREDLQVVRSYKLRGAYNLLMQLSEDELAAGVVCASAGNHAQGFALACRSMGVHGRVYVPGKTPKQKRDRIRYHGGEFIELIVGGATYDLAAAAAFDDVARTGATLVPPYDDPRTMAGQGTIAVEILDQLDSEPDLVVVPVGGGGCIAGITTYLAERTTNTSVLGIEPAGAPSMMAALAAGEPVDLDHVDQFVDGAAVKRAGALTYRALATAGDMVSVAAVDEGAVCTAMLELYQNEGIIAEPAGALSVAGLLEADVTPGSTVVCLISGGNNDVSRYGEVLERSLVHLGLKHYFLVDFPQEPGALRRFLDEVLGPNDDITLFEYVKRNNRETGEALVGIELGSAAGLEGLRERMSVSGLHVEALEPGSPAYRYLT
- a CDS encoding MFS transporter is translated as MPVHTGAPGTLRRVALASYVGSAIEFYDFFIYGTAAALVFPTVFFPHLGHVMGIVASLGTFASAFVSRPIGAVVFGHFGDRIGRQRTLVVTLLVMGVSTVGVGLIPSTATIGIAAPLLLTFLRVLQGFAVGGEWAGSALLSAEYAPPRQRGRYGMFTQMGFGTALVLANLVFLVVYLTWGQTSSAFLEWAWRLPFLLSAVLIVTALVVRMSVKETPVFASATTTTHAETPVAALVRDQGRQLLLAAGAMVGVLGLVYETGTFFTHYATAHLGFSTDFVLLVGVVGGVCTVAFVAASAILSDTYGRRLPMTVGYVLAVPWSLVVFPLIETRNHLLFAVAIIVTYAIIGIAMGPLASFIPETFALAYRYTGAGLAHNIGGIIGGGVPPVISEYLLDSYGSWSIAVMLAGLALTSLVCVRLLKETAEPGA
- a CDS encoding SRPBCC family protein yields the protein MDDDTASESRHISAWINRSAADVYRYAADPAHLPEWAAGLSRGTLTRVGDTWVAQSPMGEITIEFTPANDLGVLDHVVTLPSGEPVFNPLRVVPAGDEWCEVVFTLRRRPGMSDDDFLQDAAAITADLATLKRILER